One genomic window of Indicator indicator isolate 239-I01 chromosome 11, UM_Iind_1.1, whole genome shotgun sequence includes the following:
- the BET1 gene encoding BET1 homolog: MRRAGLGKRGGPPGDGGNYGYTNSGYSSVYEEENDRLTESLRTKVSAIKSLSIEIGTEVKNQNKMLSEMENDFESTGGLLGATMSRLRTLSRGSQTKLLCYMMLFSLFVFFVIYWVIKLR; this comes from the exons ATGAGGCGCGCAGGGCTGGGTAAGCGCGGCGGTCC TCCAGGCGATGGAGGTAACTATGGCTACACCAACAGTGGGTACAGTAGTGTgtatgaggaagaaaatgacaGGCTAACAGAGAGCCTGCGTACCAAAGTCAGCGCCATCAAATCA ctTTCCATTGAAATTGGAACAGAAGtcaaaaaccaaaataaaatgttatCAGAAATG GAAAATGATTTTGAGTCCACGGGGGGACTTCTAGGTGCAACTATGAGCAGACTGAGAACACTCTCCAGAGGAAGTCAGACCAAGCTGTTGTGCTACATGATGCTCTTctcactgtttgttttttttgtcataTACTGGGTTATTAAACTGAGGTGA